From Pseudomonas fluorescens, one genomic window encodes:
- a CDS encoding OprD family porin, which yields MLSMQPQAFTPIGFPRLATTALASAAALAGFAPVSQAAFFEDSSATVETRNMYFNRDFRSGTSAQQSKRDEWAQGFMLNVESGYTDGTVGFGVDALGMLGIKLDSSPDRTGTGLLPTHDDGRAADEYSKLGLTGKVKISATELKIGSLIPELPILKANDGRILPQTFEGGLLTSKEIKNLTFTGGRLDKAKDRDSTDFEDVALNNKNSRFAGTVAGSHFDFGGVDYKVTDKITASYHFAQLGEVYNQHFLGLLASQPLGPGTFSSDLRLAVSDDSGEARGGKIDNTSLNGLLSYALSGHKFSAGYQHMSGDSAFPYVDGSDPYLVNFVQINDFAGAEERSWQARYDYDFAKLGVPGLSFMSRYISGDNIKLNNGETGKEWERNTEIKYVVQSGALKDVALRLRNATYRSNYSARDADEVRVLVSYSVALW from the coding sequence ATGCTGTCCATGCAGCCTCAGGCTTTCACGCCTATCGGTTTTCCCCGCCTTGCAACCACCGCCCTCGCCAGTGCCGCCGCCCTTGCCGGCTTCGCACCTGTCAGCCAGGCCGCCTTCTTCGAAGACAGCAGCGCCACCGTCGAAACGCGCAACATGTACTTCAATCGTGACTTTCGCAGTGGCACCAGCGCCCAGCAATCCAAACGTGACGAGTGGGCCCAAGGCTTCATGCTCAATGTCGAGTCGGGTTATACCGATGGCACCGTAGGATTTGGCGTCGACGCCCTGGGCATGCTCGGTATCAAACTCGATTCCAGCCCAGACCGCACCGGCACCGGCTTGCTGCCGACCCATGACGATGGCCGTGCGGCCGACGAGTACTCCAAACTGGGCCTGACCGGCAAAGTGAAGATCTCAGCCACTGAACTGAAGATCGGCAGCCTGATTCCCGAACTGCCGATTCTCAAGGCCAACGATGGGCGAATCCTGCCGCAGACCTTTGAAGGTGGCTTGCTCACCTCCAAGGAGATCAAGAACCTGACCTTCACCGGCGGTCGCCTGGATAAAGCCAAGGACCGTGACAGCACCGACTTCGAAGACGTCGCGCTGAACAACAAGAACAGCCGCTTCGCCGGCACTGTAGCGGGCAGTCATTTCGACTTCGGCGGCGTCGACTACAAAGTCACTGACAAAATCACTGCCAGTTATCACTTCGCGCAACTCGGCGAGGTTTACAACCAGCACTTCCTCGGCTTGCTCGCCTCGCAACCGCTGGGTCCCGGCACCTTTTCCAGCGACCTGCGCCTGGCGGTCAGCGATGACTCCGGTGAGGCACGCGGTGGCAAGATCGACAACACCTCGCTCAATGGCCTGCTCAGCTACGCCTTGAGCGGGCACAAATTCAGCGCCGGTTACCAGCACATGTCCGGCGACAGCGCCTTCCCCTACGTCGACGGCTCCGACCCTTACCTGGTCAACTTCGTACAGATCAACGACTTCGCCGGCGCCGAAGAACGCTCCTGGCAAGCCCGTTACGATTACGACTTCGCCAAGCTTGGCGTGCCTGGCCTGAGTTTCATGAGCCGCTACATCAGTGGCGACAACATCAAGCTCAACAACGGTGAAACCGGCAAAGAATGGGAACGCAATACCGAGATCAAGTACGTCGTGCAAAGTGGCGCCCTCAAGGACGTTGCCCTGCGCCTGCGCAATGCCACCTACCGCTCCAACTATTCCGCCCGCGACGCCGATGAAGTGCGTGTGCTGGTGAGCTACAGCGTTGCCCTTTGGTAA
- a CDS encoding response regulator, which produces MRVLLVEDHLQLAESVAQALKSTGLTVDVLHDGVAADLALASEDYAVAILDVGLPRMDGFEVLARLRGRGKNLPVLMLTARSDVKDRVHGLNLGADDYLAKPFELSELEARVKALLRRSVLGGERQQRCGVLVYDLDTRRFSLAGELLTLTSREQAVLEALIARPGRVMSKEQLASQVFGLDEEASPDAIEIYVHRLRKKLDGHAVAIVTFRGLGYLLESRDA; this is translated from the coding sequence ATGCGCGTTCTGCTCGTCGAAGACCATCTGCAGTTGGCCGAAAGTGTCGCCCAGGCGCTCAAGAGCACCGGTCTGACCGTGGATGTGCTGCACGATGGCGTGGCGGCCGACCTGGCCTTGGCCAGCGAAGACTATGCGGTGGCGATCCTCGATGTCGGCCTGCCGCGCATGGACGGTTTTGAAGTGCTGGCGCGCCTGCGCGGTCGTGGCAAGAACCTGCCGGTGTTGATGCTGACAGCCCGCAGCGACGTCAAGGATCGGGTACATGGGCTCAATCTCGGCGCCGATGATTACCTGGCCAAACCTTTCGAACTGAGCGAACTGGAAGCCCGGGTCAAGGCCCTGCTCCGGCGGAGCGTGCTGGGGGGCGAGCGTCAGCAGCGTTGCGGGGTGCTGGTGTATGACCTGGACACCCGGCGTTTCAGCCTCGCGGGCGAACTGCTCACCCTGACCTCCCGCGAGCAGGCGGTGCTGGAGGCGTTGATCGCCCGTCCCGGTCGGGTGATGAGCAAGGAGCAACTGGCCTCCCAGGTGTTCGGTCTGGATGAAGAGGCGAGTCCTGACGCCATCGAGATCTATGTGCATCGCCTGCGCAAGAAACTCGATGGCCATGCCGTGGCCATTGTCACCTTCAGAGGCCTGGGCTACTTGCTGGAAAGCCGCGATGCATAA
- a CDS encoding sensor histidine kinase: MHKPRSLRWGLLGNLALLLVVLMIASGLSAYWNGREAADTAYDRTLLASARTIAAGLSQRDGSLSADVPYVALDTFAYDSAGRIYYQVNDIQQKLISGYENLPGPPPGTPRTDDYPALARFYNATYLGQNVRVVSLLKAVSEPNMNGMAEIRVAETDEARVSMARSLMADTLLRLGMLAGGALLLVWFAVSAALRPLERLRTAVEERQPDDLRPLPLVEVQRELWPLVRALNHFTERLRGQFERQAQFIADAAHELRTPLAALKARLELGLRAQDPITWRETLESAAQGTDRLTHLANQLLSLARVENGARAIAEGGAQLLDLSQLARELGMAMAPLAHARGVALALEADEPVWLRGEPTLLNELLSNLVDNALAHTPSGGNVILRVSAPAVLEVEDDGPGIPVAERDRVFERFYRRNQQVAGSGLGLAIVGEICRAHLAQITLHDGAQAGLKVRVSFIAG, encoded by the coding sequence ATGCATAAGCCCAGAAGCTTGCGTTGGGGGCTGCTCGGCAACCTCGCGCTGCTGCTGGTGGTGTTGATGATCGCCAGCGGCCTGAGCGCTTATTGGAACGGTCGCGAAGCTGCCGACACCGCCTATGACCGGACCTTGTTGGCGTCGGCGCGGACCATTGCCGCCGGCCTGTCTCAGCGTGACGGCAGCCTCAGCGCAGATGTGCCTTACGTGGCGCTGGACACTTTCGCCTACGACAGCGCCGGGCGCATTTACTACCAGGTCAACGACATCCAGCAGAAGCTGATTTCCGGTTACGAGAACCTGCCCGGACCGCCGCCAGGCACGCCACGCACCGACGACTACCCGGCATTGGCGCGTTTCTACAACGCCACCTACCTGGGGCAGAACGTGCGAGTGGTCAGCCTGCTCAAGGCGGTCAGCGAGCCGAACATGAACGGCATGGCCGAGATACGTGTGGCCGAGACGGATGAAGCGCGGGTCAGCATGGCCCGCAGCTTGATGGCCGACACCCTGCTGCGTCTGGGCATGCTCGCTGGCGGCGCCTTGCTGCTGGTGTGGTTTGCCGTCAGCGCGGCGTTGCGTCCGCTGGAGCGCTTGCGCACGGCAGTGGAAGAGCGTCAGCCGGATGACCTGCGGCCGTTGCCACTGGTGGAGGTGCAGCGGGAATTGTGGCCACTGGTGCGCGCCCTCAACCATTTCACCGAGCGTTTGCGTGGACAGTTCGAGCGCCAGGCGCAATTTATCGCGGATGCTGCCCACGAGTTGCGCACCCCGCTGGCGGCACTCAAGGCCCGTCTTGAGCTGGGTCTGCGTGCTCAGGATCCAATCACTTGGCGCGAGACCCTGGAGAGCGCCGCGCAAGGCACCGATCGGCTGACCCATCTGGCCAACCAATTGCTCTCGCTGGCGCGGGTCGAGAACGGCGCGCGAGCGATTGCCGAGGGCGGTGCGCAATTGCTCGACCTGAGCCAGTTGGCCCGCGAACTGGGCATGGCCATGGCGCCTCTGGCCCATGCCCGTGGCGTCGCGTTGGCGCTGGAGGCTGACGAGCCGGTGTGGCTGCGTGGCGAACCTACATTGCTCAATGAGCTACTCAGCAATCTGGTGGACAACGCCCTGGCCCATACGCCGTCCGGCGGCAATGTGATCCTGCGGGTCAGTGCGCCGGCCGTACTTGAGGTCGAGGATGACGGGCCGGGGATTCCGGTGGCGGAGCGTGACCGAGTATTCGAGCGTTTCTATCGGCGCAACCAGCAGGTTGCGGGCTCCGGCCTGGGGTTGGCGATCGTCGGCGAAATCTGCCGCGCACACCTGGCCCAGATCACCTTGCACGATGGCGCGCAGGCGGGACTGAAGGTGCGGGTGAGTTTTATCGCCGGCTAA
- a CDS encoding DUF2790 domain-containing protein, producing the protein MKALLVLALSSLCATAMANEVPTDVASNTVPVEEYTYSTHLDIAKVISMSEIPSVCEVVPARMEYEDSNGQRHILRYSVMGNGCSNG; encoded by the coding sequence ATGAAAGCTTTATTGGTTCTGGCCCTCAGCAGTCTGTGCGCGACCGCCATGGCGAACGAGGTCCCGACTGATGTCGCCAGCAATACGGTACCGGTAGAGGAATACACTTACTCGACTCATCTGGATATCGCCAAAGTTATATCCATGAGCGAAATCCCAAGTGTTTGCGAAGTTGTGCCAGCGCGCATGGAATATGAAGACTCGAATGGTCAACGGCATATTCTGCGTTACAGCGTTATGGGCAATGGTTGTTCTAACGGCTAA
- the acs gene encoding acetate--CoA ligase, whose translation MSAASLYPVRPEVAANTLTDEATYKAMYQQSVVNPDGFWREQAKRLDWIKPFTTVKQTSFDDHHVDIKWFADGTLNVSYNCLDRHLAERGDQVAIIWEGDDPSESRNITYRELHEQVCKFANALRGQDVHRGDVVTIYMPMIPEAVVAMLACTRIGAIHSVVFGGFSPEALAGRIIDCKSKVVITADEGLRAGKKIPLKANVDDALTNPETSSIQKVIVCKRTGGDIKWNQHRDIWFEDLMKVAGTVCAPKEMGAEEALFILYTSGSTGKPKGVQHTTGGYLLYASLTHERVFDYRPGEIYWCTADVGWVTGHTYIVYGPLANGATTLLFEGVPNYPDITRVAKIVDKHKVNILYTAPTAIRAMMAAGTAACEGADGSSLRLLGSVGEPINPEAWDWYYKNVGQSRCPIVDTWWQTETGATLMSPLPGAHALKPGSAARPFFGVVPALVDNLGNIIEGAAEGNLVILDSWPGQARTLYGDHDRFVDTYFKTFRGMYFTGDGARRDEDGYWWITGRVDDVLNVSGHRMGTAEIESAMVAHPKVAEAAVVGVPHDIKGQGIYVYVTLNGGEEPNEALRLELKNWVRKEIGPIASPDVIQWAPGLPKTRSGKIMRRILRKIATAEYDGLGDISTLADPGVVQHLIDTHKTMNVA comes from the coding sequence ATGAGTGCGGCTTCTCTGTATCCCGTTCGTCCCGAGGTTGCGGCCAACACGCTGACTGACGAGGCGACCTACAAAGCCATGTACCAGCAGTCGGTCGTCAACCCTGACGGCTTCTGGCGCGAGCAAGCCAAGCGCCTCGACTGGATCAAGCCTTTCACCACGGTGAAACAGACCTCTTTCGACGATCACCATGTCGACATCAAGTGGTTTGCCGATGGCACCCTGAACGTGTCCTACAACTGCCTCGACCGTCATCTGGCCGAGCGTGGCGATCAGGTCGCAATCATCTGGGAGGGTGACGATCCTTCCGAAAGCCGCAACATCACCTACCGCGAACTGCACGAACAAGTCTGCAAGTTCGCCAACGCCCTGCGTGGGCAAGACGTGCACCGCGGTGACGTGGTGACCATCTATATGCCAATGATCCCCGAAGCCGTGGTCGCCATGCTGGCGTGCACTCGGATCGGCGCGATTCACTCGGTGGTGTTCGGCGGCTTCTCGCCGGAAGCCCTGGCGGGCCGGATCATCGACTGCAAATCGAAAGTGGTGATTACTGCGGACGAAGGCCTACGCGCCGGCAAGAAAATTCCGCTCAAGGCCAACGTCGACGACGCTCTGACCAACCCTGAAACCAGCAGCATTCAGAAAGTCATCGTGTGCAAGCGCACCGGTGGCGACATCAAGTGGAACCAGCATCGTGACATCTGGTTCGAGGATCTGATGAAAGTGGCGGGCACCGTCTGCGCACCGAAAGAAATGGGTGCTGAAGAAGCCCTGTTCATCCTCTATACCTCCGGCTCCACCGGCAAGCCCAAGGGCGTGCAGCACACCACCGGCGGCTACCTGCTTTATGCGTCGCTGACCCATGAGCGCGTGTTCGACTACCGTCCGGGCGAAATCTACTGGTGCACCGCCGACGTCGGCTGGGTCACCGGCCACACCTACATTGTCTACGGCCCTCTGGCTAATGGCGCGACCACTTTGCTGTTCGAAGGCGTGCCGAACTACCCTGATATCACTCGGGTGGCGAAGATCGTCGACAAGCACAAGGTCAATATCCTCTACACCGCACCGACCGCGATCCGCGCCATGATGGCGGCGGGCACCGCTGCCTGCGAGGGTGCCGACGGCAGCAGCCTGCGCCTGCTGGGCTCGGTGGGCGAGCCGATCAACCCGGAAGCCTGGGACTGGTACTACAAGAACGTCGGTCAATCCCGTTGCCCGATCGTCGACACCTGGTGGCAGACCGAAACCGGCGCCACCCTGATGAGCCCGCTGCCTGGGGCTCACGCCCTGAAGCCAGGCTCGGCGGCGCGACCGTTCTTCGGTGTGGTGCCGGCGCTGGTGGACAACCTGGGCAACATCATCGAGGGCGCTGCCGAAGGCAACCTGGTGATTCTCGACTCGTGGCCAGGCCAGGCGCGTACCCTGTACGGCGACCATGACCGCTTCGTCGACACCTACTTCAAGACCTTCCGCGGCATGTACTTCACGGGTGACGGCGCGCGTCGCGATGAAGACGGTTACTGGTGGATCACCGGGCGCGTGGACGACGTACTCAACGTTTCCGGGCACCGCATGGGCACCGCCGAGATCGAAAGCGCGATGGTCGCGCACCCGAAAGTGGCCGAGGCCGCGGTGGTCGGTGTGCCGCACGACATCAAGGGGCAGGGCATCTACGTCTACGTCACCCTCAACGGCGGCGAAGAGCCGAACGAAGCCTTGCGCCTGGAACTGAAAAACTGGGTGCGTAAGGAGATCGGCCCGATTGCTTCACCGGACGTCATCCAATGGGCGCCGGGGCTGCCGAAAACCCGCTCGGGGAAAATCATGCGCCGGATCCTGCGCAAGATTGCCACCGCCGAGTACGACGGACTGGGCGACATTTCCACCCTGGCCGACCCGGGCGTGGTGCAACACCTGATCGACACCCACAAGACCATGAACGTCGCGTAA
- a CDS encoding ABC transporter substrate-binding protein: MKKLVLLGALALSVLSMPTFADEKPLKIGIEAAYPPFASKAPDGSIVGFDYDIGNALCEQMKVKCVWVEQEFDGLIPALKVRKIDAILSSMSITDDRKKSVDFTNKYYNTPARLVMKAGTQVSDGLAELKGKNIGVQRGSIHERFAREVLAPLGAEIKPYGSQNEIYLDVAAGRLDGTVADATLLNDGFLKTDAGKGFAFVGPAFTDVKYFGDGVGIAVRKGDALKEQINTAITAIRENGKYKQIQDKYFDFDIYGQ; this comes from the coding sequence ATGAAGAAACTCGTGCTGCTTGGCGCCCTGGCACTGTCCGTGCTGTCCATGCCAACTTTCGCCGATGAAAAGCCTCTGAAAATTGGTATCGAGGCGGCTTACCCTCCATTCGCATCCAAGGCGCCGGATGGCAGCATCGTTGGCTTCGACTACGACATCGGCAACGCCCTGTGCGAACAGATGAAGGTCAAGTGCGTGTGGGTGGAGCAGGAATTCGACGGTCTGATCCCTGCGCTCAAGGTGCGCAAGATCGACGCCATTCTGTCGTCCATGTCGATCACTGATGATCGCAAGAAGTCCGTGGACTTCACCAACAAGTACTACAACACCCCGGCTCGCCTGGTCATGAAAGCAGGCACCCAGGTCAGCGACGGCCTGGCCGAGCTCAAGGGCAAGAACATTGGCGTGCAACGTGGCTCGATCCACGAGCGTTTCGCCCGTGAAGTCCTGGCCCCGCTGGGCGCTGAAATCAAGCCGTACGGCTCGCAGAACGAAATCTACCTGGACGTGGCCGCCGGTCGCCTCGACGGCACCGTGGCAGACGCTACCCTGTTGAATGACGGCTTCCTGAAAACCGACGCCGGCAAGGGCTTCGCGTTTGTCGGTCCGGCGTTCACCGACGTCAAATACTTCGGTGACGGCGTGGGTATCGCAGTCCGCAAGGGTGACGCGCTGAAAGAGCAGATCAATACCGCGATCACGGCCATTCGCGAGAACGGCAAGTACAAGCAAATCCAGGACAAGTACTTCGACTTCGACATTTACGGCCAGTAA
- a CDS encoding ABC transporter permease, with protein sequence MLKGYGAVILDGAWLTLQLALSSMALAIVLGLIGVALRLSPIRWLAWLGDLYSTVIRGIPDLVLILLIFYGGQDLLNRVAPLLGYDDYIDLNPLAAGIGTLGFIFGAYLSETFRGAFMAIPKGQAEAGMAYGMSSFQVFFRVMVPQMIRLAIPGFTNNWLVLTKATALISVVGLQDMMFKAKQAADATREPFTFFLAVAAMYLVITSVSLLALRHLEKRYSVGVRAADL encoded by the coding sequence ATGTTGAAAGGCTACGGGGCTGTCATCCTCGATGGCGCATGGCTGACGCTGCAACTCGCCTTGTCGTCCATGGCCTTGGCCATTGTTCTGGGTCTGATCGGGGTCGCGTTGCGCCTGTCGCCGATTCGCTGGCTGGCCTGGCTCGGCGACCTGTATTCCACGGTGATCCGCGGGATTCCCGATCTGGTACTGATCCTGCTGATTTTCTATGGCGGTCAGGACCTGCTCAACCGGGTGGCGCCTTTGCTCGGTTATGACGACTACATCGACCTGAATCCGCTGGCGGCCGGTATCGGCACCCTGGGCTTCATCTTCGGCGCCTACCTGTCGGAAACCTTCCGCGGGGCGTTCATGGCAATTCCCAAAGGCCAGGCGGAAGCCGGTATGGCGTACGGCATGAGCAGCTTCCAGGTGTTCTTCCGGGTCATGGTGCCGCAGATGATTCGCCTGGCGATTCCCGGCTTCACCAACAACTGGCTGGTGTTGACCAAGGCGACCGCACTGATTTCGGTGGTCGGCCTGCAAGACATGATGTTCAAGGCCAAGCAGGCGGCAGACGCCACTCGCGAGCCTTTCACCTTCTTCCTTGCAGTGGCGGCAATGTACCTGGTGATCACCAGTGTCTCCTTGCTGGCATTGCGTCACCTTGAGAAGCGCTACTCGGTAGGCGTAAGGGCGGCTGATCTATGA
- a CDS encoding ABC transporter permease, which yields MIFDYNVIWEALPLYLGGLLTTLKLLALSLFFGLLCALPLGLMRVSKNSIVNGAAWLYTYVIRGTPMLVQLFLIYYGLAQFEAVRESFLWPWLSSATFCACLAFAINTSAYTAEIIAGSLRATPNGEIEAAKAVGMSRFKMYKRILLPSALRRALPQYSNEVIMMLQTTSLASIVTLIDITGAARTVNAQYYLPFEAYITAGVFYLCLTFILVRLFKMAERRWLGYLAPRKH from the coding sequence ATGATCTTCGACTACAACGTCATCTGGGAGGCACTGCCGTTGTACCTCGGCGGCCTGCTGACCACTCTGAAATTGCTCGCGTTGTCGCTGTTCTTCGGCCTGCTGTGTGCCTTGCCCCTGGGCTTGATGCGCGTATCGAAGAACTCGATCGTCAATGGGGCCGCCTGGCTCTACACCTACGTGATCCGTGGCACTCCGATGCTGGTGCAACTGTTCCTGATCTACTACGGTCTGGCCCAGTTCGAGGCGGTGCGCGAGAGCTTCCTCTGGCCATGGCTGTCCAGCGCAACCTTCTGTGCGTGCCTGGCCTTCGCCATCAACACCAGTGCCTACACCGCTGAAATCATCGCCGGCAGCCTGCGGGCCACGCCCAACGGTGAAATCGAAGCAGCCAAGGCGGTCGGCATGTCGCGCTTCAAGATGTACAAGCGCATCCTGCTGCCATCGGCCCTGCGCCGGGCCCTGCCGCAGTACAGCAACGAAGTGATCATGATGCTGCAGACCACCAGCCTGGCCTCCATCGTGACCCTGATCGATATCACCGGTGCCGCACGGACCGTGAATGCCCAGTACTACTTGCCGTTCGAGGCCTACATTACCGCTGGCGTGTTCTACCTGTGCTTGACCTTCATTCTCGTGCGCCTGTTCAAGATGGCCGAGCGCCGCTGGCTGGGTTACCTGGCCCCGCGGAAGCACTGA
- a CDS encoding M14 family metallopeptidase, with protein MERIDHQLPWNHLGSERQISVFRFGSGERKAYIQASLHADELPGMRTAWELKKRLAELEAQGALNGVIELVPVANPLGLGQLLQGSHQGRFEAGSGKNFNRDFVELSAPVAAQLEGRLGDDPHANIQLIRQAMSDVLANLPPARSQLQGMQRILLSHACTADVVLDLHCDAEAALHMYALPQHWPQWRSLAAHLDVRVGLLAEDSGGSSFDEACSLPWLRLSRQFPEAQIPLACLATTIELGGQADTGRPQAEAHAEGILAFLAEQGLISGQWPAPEREACEGLPFEGTELLFAPHPGVVSFLREPGEWVEAGDEIFEVIDPLADRVSTVCAGTAGVLFAVERLRYAQPGFWLAKVAGREALRHGRLLND; from the coding sequence ATGGAACGTATCGATCATCAGTTGCCGTGGAATCATCTGGGCAGCGAGCGGCAGATTTCGGTGTTCCGTTTCGGCAGTGGCGAGCGCAAGGCCTATATCCAGGCCAGCCTGCACGCCGACGAATTGCCGGGGATGCGCACCGCCTGGGAGTTGAAAAAACGTCTGGCCGAATTGGAAGCCCAGGGCGCCCTGAACGGTGTGATCGAACTGGTGCCGGTGGCCAATCCGCTGGGTCTGGGGCAGCTGCTGCAAGGCAGTCACCAGGGGCGTTTCGAGGCAGGCAGCGGGAAGAATTTCAACCGCGACTTCGTTGAATTGAGCGCGCCGGTGGCGGCGCAGTTGGAAGGGCGCCTGGGAGATGATCCTCACGCCAATATCCAGTTGATCCGCCAGGCCATGAGCGATGTGCTCGCCAATTTGCCACCGGCCCGCAGCCAGTTGCAGGGCATGCAGCGCATCCTCCTCAGCCACGCCTGCACCGCCGATGTGGTGCTGGACCTGCACTGCGACGCTGAAGCCGCGCTGCATATGTACGCCTTGCCGCAGCATTGGCCGCAGTGGCGTTCGCTGGCGGCGCACCTGGATGTGCGTGTCGGCTTGCTGGCCGAAGATTCCGGCGGCAGCTCCTTCGACGAGGCCTGCTCGCTGCCCTGGCTGCGCCTGTCGCGACAGTTTCCCGAGGCGCAGATCCCGCTGGCGTGCCTGGCGACCACCATTGAACTGGGTGGCCAGGCTGACACCGGTCGCCCGCAAGCCGAGGCGCATGCCGAGGGCATCCTGGCGTTCCTCGCTGAACAGGGATTGATCAGCGGTCAGTGGCCGGCGCCGGAGCGCGAGGCCTGCGAGGGCCTGCCATTCGAAGGCACCGAGTTGCTGTTTGCGCCCCATCCGGGGGTCGTCAGTTTCTTGCGTGAGCCTGGCGAGTGGGTGGAAGCCGGTGACGAGATTTTTGAAGTGATTGATCCATTGGCTGATCGGGTCAGCACCGTGTGTGCTGGTACGGCCGGCGTGCTGTTTGCCGTGGAACGGCTGCGGTATGCCCAACCCGGTTTCTGGCTGGCCAAGGTGGCGGGGCGCGAAGCGCTGCGTCACGGGCGCTTGCTCAACGACTGA
- a CDS encoding ABC transporter ATP-binding protein encodes MYKLEVQDLHKRYGSHEVLKGVSLKAAAGDVISIIGSSGSGKSTFLRCINLLEQPHAGKILLNNEELKLVANKDGAMKAADPKQLQRMRSRLSMVFQHFNLWSHMTAMENIMEAPVHVLGMSKADAREKAEMYLAKVGVAHRKDAYPGHMSGGEQQRVAIARALAMEPEVMLFDEPTSALDPELVGDVLKVMQSLAQEGRTMVVVTHEMGFAREVSNQLVFLHKGLVEESGNPREVLVNPQSERLQQFLSGSLK; translated from the coding sequence ATGTACAAACTTGAAGTCCAAGACCTGCATAAACGCTATGGCAGTCACGAAGTGCTCAAGGGTGTGTCCCTGAAGGCAGCGGCAGGCGATGTGATCAGCATCATCGGCTCCAGTGGCTCCGGCAAAAGTACTTTCCTGCGTTGCATCAACCTGCTGGAGCAGCCGCACGCCGGCAAGATCCTGCTCAACAACGAAGAGTTGAAGCTGGTGGCCAACAAGGACGGCGCGATGAAGGCCGCCGACCCGAAACAGCTGCAACGCATGCGTTCGCGCCTGTCGATGGTGTTCCAGCATTTCAATCTGTGGTCGCACATGACCGCCATGGAAAACATCATGGAAGCGCCGGTGCATGTGCTTGGCATGTCCAAGGCCGACGCCCGCGAGAAGGCCGAGATGTACCTGGCCAAGGTCGGCGTAGCCCATCGCAAGGACGCCTACCCGGGGCACATGTCCGGTGGCGAGCAACAGCGCGTGGCGATCGCCCGGGCGCTGGCGATGGAGCCTGAGGTCATGCTGTTTGACGAGCCGACTTCGGCACTCGATCCGGAGCTGGTAGGTGATGTGCTCAAGGTCATGCAGTCCCTTGCCCAGGAAGGCCGGACCATGGTTGTGGTGACCCACGAGATGGGCTTCGCCCGTGAAGTGTCGAACCAGTTGGTGTTTCTGCACAAAGGCCTGGTCGAAGAAAGCGGCAACCCGCGCGAAGTGCTGGTCAATCCGCAGTCCGAGCGCTTGCAGCAGTTCCTTTCGGGCAGCTTGAAGTAA